ATACTTTGTTCAAGAACAGATAACCGGCCTTTTCCTCCGGTTTAATCATCAAGTCGGTTCCTCCGGCGTAAGGAATGACCATCTCCCGGGCCCGGATGGCCAGGGCTTCTTCCAAGGATGCAGGGTGATATCCCTTTACCATAGTCCTTTCCCCTCCTCTGCCGCAATGCTGATTGCCTGGACAATGGCGTTATAACCGGTACACCGGCAAAGATTCCCGGAAATACCTGCCCGAATCTCTGCTTCGCTGGGGTTGGGGTTTTTCGCCAGTATGCATTCGGAAGCAAGAATCATGCCGGGAATGCAAAACCCGCACTGTACCGCGCTGACTGAAGCATAGGCTTTATCCAGGGCTGCAAAACGCTCTGTATCACGGTAGCCCTCGATGGTGGTAACCGTACTCCCTTCAATACTGCCCAGGGCCACCAGGCAGGAGTTGACCAGCCTTCCGTCAAGAATGACGGAACAGGCCCCGCATTCACCTTCTTTACACCCACATTTGACTCCCGTAATCCAGAATTCCTGGCGGAGAACATCCAGCAAACGTGCGTTTTCCTCGGCCTGGGAGACGACCTCCGAGCCGTTAAGGATAAATTTTACCATTATTTAAGCACCTCCCGTAAAACTCTCATGGTATCTTCCGGTGTGAAAGGCGCTTTATTCAGGTTGACGCCCAGGGCATTTTCCATGGCTTCCACATAAGCCGGAGCCGCCCCGACGAGAGGAAGCTCTCCGGCGCCTTTTGCACCATAGGGACCGTGAGTATAGGGATTGTTCATGATTTTTGTCACAAGATTGGGGACATCTACGGCTGTAGGAATGATGTAATCGCTTAAACTGTTGTTGCGGATCATTCCTTTATCGTTGCAATTCATCTCCTCCATGGAAGCATAGCCGATCCCCTGGAGAAATCCCCCATGCATCTGTCCTAAAATAATATTCATATCCACCGGAACTCCTACGTCGAAAATCCCCCATGCTCCTAGGATTTTGGTTGTAGCGGTGAGGGTATCCACTTCCACTTCAATGGCGTTAACCGACCAGGAATAGGTGGGATAGGCATCACCCTTGAATTCTGTAATGCTGAAGGGGATTACAAAATCAGGCTCAACGAAATGTTCTTCAATCACTTGTTCTTCTCCGGCTTTCCATTCTTCCTTAAGCCTCTCTGCTGCCCGCCTGAGCAATCCCCCAACGGTCATCAGGGAACGGCTGGCTACAGTGGGACCTGAGTCGGGAACACGGTCCGTATCCGGGTTCTCGATTAAGACCCTATCCAGAGGAATTCCCAGAGTATCAGCCACAATTTTACTGAAGGTCGTTTTCAGGCCTTGCCCGATATCTGAGTTACTGGCCAGGATCTCTACCGTATCATCCGGGTTTTTTCTGAGCCTGGCCACAGCCTTAATGATGTCCCGTTCCCCGCTGCCGGTGAAGCCGCAGCCATGGAAGAACATGGACAATCCAATACCTTTCCGGTAGCGGCCGGTCTGATTTCTATATTGTCTGTGTTTTTCCCGGTAACCTGTCAGTTCCTCAATCTCCTCAATCATTTCCGGCAAGGGTACATGGAAATGATATTTACCGCTGGTGGAAGTAGCATCACCCTGCTTAACCATATACTTTTGTTTTAGTTCCAGGGAATCCAGGCCCATTTCCTTAGCGAGATGATCCATCATCATTTCTACGGCGAAAAAGGTCTGGGGAGCGCCAAAGCCCCGGTAGGCGCCGCAAGGCACGGTATTGGTTTTTACCGCCCGCCCGGCAACCCGGAGATTGTCAACGCGATAAACCCCATTGGCACAGATCAGGCCCCGCTGCAGGACCACAGGGGAAAGGGTAGTATAGGCGCCGCTGTTAAAGAGGACATCAATATCCATCCCGGTAATTTCCCCATCTTTAACAGCAACTTTATAAGTGCAGATGGATGGGTGACGTTTGGAAGTAAACTCCATGTCTTCCCGCCGCTCAAAAACCACCTTCACCGGCTTGTTGGCCTTTTTGGCTGCCACTGCCGTTTGACAGGCGAGGATGGAAGGGAAGGCTTCCTTACCGCCAAAGCCCCCGCCGGTAACATCCTGGATGACCTGAACGTCTTTCTCCTCATAATCCAGGGCTTTAGCAACTGCACCATGGACATAATAAGGACACTGCAAAGAACCTCGGACAGTCATGCGTCCGTCATGGGGATAAGCAAGCATGCCCTGGGTTTCCAGGTAAGCCTGTTCCTGATAGCCGGTCTGAAAGGTCTCTGTGAACACCCGGTCCGCTTCTCTCAAAGCCTTCTCAATATCTCCCTTGGCATAGTTATAATTGAAGAAAACCGTGTCCGACTTAAGCATATCCAGAACCGGCTCCAGGTCTTCATAGACCACAACGATCTCATTCAGGATTCTCTCCACTTCTTTGAGCTCCGGACCTACAACCATCAGGATCGGGTCACCTACATACTCCACAGTATCCCCGGCAAAAACCGGGGTATCATCCTGAACGATATGAACCTGATTGATACCGGGAACGTCATTCTTATCCACCACATAATAGCCCTCAGGCAGCTGGGGCAGAAGAATCCCGGCAATGCGGGCCCTGGCCTTGGCAGAGTGCAGCAGCCTCCCCAAAAGCATGCCCTCCATGACATGATCATCCACGTATAGCGCACGGCCGCTCATCTTAGAATCATGATCCTTTTTCTTTACGGGTTTACTTATCCCTTCCATAAAGCCCCTCCTCTTTCAATCATAAGATATATTCCCCCGGTATAGAATGTTGATCAGCCAGGTAGTTGACCAGTTTGTGATAATCTTCCTTTGTGTCTGTATCCATCAGGCAGCCCAAATCCTCCACAGGTACTGTCGCCACCCGGTCTTCAAGGGTTTTCCAGACTTCACGGAGGCCCCCTTCTCCCGTAAAATTGAGAATGAGATCTCTGCACTGCCAGGAAATCAAGGGCGGATGTTTGCGCTTTCCGTCAATGGCCGGAAAGGCCGCCAAGGCCTGGGTTCTGAGCATAGCCTCTTTTACTGCCCTGAAAGTCTCTGGATGAATGGCCGGCATATCCCCCGGCAGGAGATAAAAAGCATCACAGGGCTTAAGGGCAGAGACTCCGATTTTTATGGATGTCAGCATATCCGTTTCTGCATAGTTTTGGTTATAGGCAAGCTTCAGCCGGGAACGGGCGTACTTATCTGCCAGGTAAGCTTCAACTTCTTCAGCCCGGTAACCCAGCACGAGGATCACCTGGCCTGCGCCGGCCTTTAGCATACTGTCAATACAGGATTCAATCACTGTTTTGTTCTGCAATTTTAAAAGCGGTTTAAAGGCTTGCATACGGCTGGATAACCCTGCAGCCAGGATGATGCCATTAATTTTCATTCAAACCTCTCGCTTTCTGATTAAACAGTCCTTTGATTTTATGCTTCCCATTGCTTTCCTTTGCTTACTTCCTGCCTGTTCCTTTAGTTGATAGCTTTTTATAAAAGGTATCTCGCAAGGGCAGCTGAGCGCGGAATTTGCCGTCCAACCGGTAATAAGCATGGGAGCAGGCCGGAGCTGTGGGAATCAGGCACAATTCTCCCACACCTTTTGCTCCATAGGTTTCAGGGATTTTCCCTTTCCCTTGCACCAGGATAACTTCCAGGTCCGGAACCTCCGTGGCCCTCATCAGTCCTAAGGTTCCTAGTTTTGTCCTGGGATAACCGCCCTCAACTTTAAACTCTTCGCTCAGGGCATAGCCTAAGCCCATGACGATCCCCCCTTCGATCTGTCCTTCAACGGACTGAATGTTCACGGGAGTTCCCACATCAAAGGCTGCCACAACTTTGTTAATTTTTCCTTCTTCATTGAGTATCACAACTTGAGCTCCATAACTATAACTCACATGACTGATGGGATTCTCTTTGACAGCTCCCATGGGATCCGTCTTAGCAGAATACTCCCCGTAAAACTCTTTTCCTTCCAAATCCGCCAGGGTTAAGCCTTGATCCAATTCTGCTTTCAATTTTTCCGAAACTCGTCTGACGGCTTCACCGGTAACCACCGTCTGCCGGGAAGCGGTGCTGGTCCCTGAATTAGGAGTGCGCACCGTATCCGCTCTTTCATGGACGATCAGGGCCGGGTCTATGCCCGTGGTCTGACAGAGCACCGTGGCGCACATTGTGCCGATTCCCTGTCCCATACAGGCTGCCGAGGTGCGGATATGGACTTTGCCTTCCTCAATGGATAAAATACAGCGGCCGATATCCTTTTTTCCCACACCTGTGCCGCTGTTTTTAAAGCCGATGGCAATGCCCGCATAGGGATGGGACTCATAGATATCCTTAACCGCCTCCAAACATTCGGCCATGGCCACGCTTTCATCCGCTGCCTGCCCATTAGGCAGGATTTGCCCGGGACGGATGGCATTGCGGTAACGCATTTCCCAGGGTGAGATTCCCACCATTTCTGCCAGCAGGTTAATATTGTTTTCCGTCGCAAAGCAGCTTTGAGTTACCCCAAAGCCCCGGAAGGCCCCGCCCACCACGTTATTGGTATAAACAGACATGCCGAAAATATCGATGTTCTGATAATTATAGGGTCCGGCGGCATGAGTGCAGGCCCGGTGCAGTACAGGTCCGCCCAGGGAGGCATAAGCACCGGTATCCGCAATGATAACCCCTTTCATACCGGTTAAATAACCATTTTCGTCACAAGCTGTGGTGAACTCCAATTCCATGGCATGGCGTTTGGTATGATAATCAAGACTTTCCTGCCGGGAAAATTTAACTTTTACCGGTTTTTGGGTATGCCAGGCCATTAAGGCCGCATGGTGC
This Desulfosporosinus orientis DSM 765 DNA region includes the following protein-coding sequences:
- a CDS encoding (2Fe-2S)-binding protein encodes the protein MVKFILNGSEVVSQAEENARLLDVLRQEFWITGVKCGCKEGECGACSVILDGRLVNSCLVALGSIEGSTVTTIEGYRDTERFAALDKAYASVSAVQCGFCIPGMILASECILAKNPNPSEAEIRAGISGNLCRCTGYNAIVQAISIAAEEGKGLW
- a CDS encoding xanthine dehydrogenase family protein molybdopterin-binding subunit, whose translation is MEGISKPVKKKDHDSKMSGRALYVDDHVMEGMLLGRLLHSAKARARIAGILLPQLPEGYYVVDKNDVPGINQVHIVQDDTPVFAGDTVEYVGDPILMVVGPELKEVERILNEIVVVYEDLEPVLDMLKSDTVFFNYNYAKGDIEKALREADRVFTETFQTGYQEQAYLETQGMLAYPHDGRMTVRGSLQCPYYVHGAVAKALDYEEKDVQVIQDVTGGGFGGKEAFPSILACQTAVAAKKANKPVKVVFERREDMEFTSKRHPSICTYKVAVKDGEITGMDIDVLFNSGAYTTLSPVVLQRGLICANGVYRVDNLRVAGRAVKTNTVPCGAYRGFGAPQTFFAVEMMMDHLAKEMGLDSLELKQKYMVKQGDATSTSGKYHFHVPLPEMIEEIEELTGYREKHRQYRNQTGRYRKGIGLSMFFHGCGFTGSGERDIIKAVARLRKNPDDTVEILASNSDIGQGLKTTFSKIVADTLGIPLDRVLIENPDTDRVPDSGPTVASRSLMTVGGLLRRAAERLKEEWKAGEEQVIEEHFVEPDFVIPFSITEFKGDAYPTYSWSVNAIEVEVDTLTATTKILGAWGIFDVGVPVDMNIILGQMHGGFLQGIGYASMEEMNCNDKGMIRNNSLSDYIIPTAVDVPNLVTKIMNNPYTHGPYGAKGAGELPLVGAAPAYVEAMENALGVNLNKAPFTPEDTMRVLREVLK
- a CDS encoding nucleotidyltransferase family protein, with amino-acid sequence MKINGIILAAGLSSRMQAFKPLLKLQNKTVIESCIDSMLKAGAGQVILVLGYRAEEVEAYLADKYARSRLKLAYNQNYAETDMLTSIKIGVSALKPCDAFYLLPGDMPAIHPETFRAVKEAMLRTQALAAFPAIDGKRKHPPLISWQCRDLILNFTGEGGLREVWKTLEDRVATVPVEDLGCLMDTDTKEDYHKLVNYLADQHSIPGEYIL
- the xdh gene encoding selenium-dependent xanthine dehydrogenase, yielding MFTLNINGEDVVSMSDKPLLSFLRDDLRITSVKDGCSEGACGTCTILVDGKAVKACVQKVSKFAGKRILTVEGLSEREKAVYEHCFGEAGAVQCGFCIPGMIMSAKALLDVNSNPTRGDVKKAIKGNICRCTGYKKIEEAILRAADYFRDNLEIPSSPSELKLAQKFKRIDAAEKVNGTGVFVDDLVLPDMIYAKAVRSKYPRAVVEKIDISKAEAHPDCVKILLAKDVPNNLIGHAKQDWDVMIPQGGTTRYVGDSLALVATYHKDKLDEVCRLVEIDYTELEPITCPTDALKADAPLIHADGNVMSRASLQRGNADEAIKNSKYVVTRKYKTPFQEHGFLEPECAIALPEGEDGIFLYSGAQSVYDEQREIAMMLKIPVEKVHCRTQLVGGGFGGKEDMSVQHHAALMAWHTQKPVKVKFSRQESLDYHTKRHAMELEFTTACDENGYLTGMKGVIIADTGAYASLGGPVLHRACTHAAGPYNYQNIDIFGMSVYTNNVVGGAFRGFGVTQSCFATENNINLLAEMVGISPWEMRYRNAIRPGQILPNGQAADESVAMAECLEAVKDIYESHPYAGIAIGFKNSGTGVGKKDIGRCILSIEEGKVHIRTSAACMGQGIGTMCATVLCQTTGIDPALIVHERADTVRTPNSGTSTASRQTVVTGEAVRRVSEKLKAELDQGLTLADLEGKEFYGEYSAKTDPMGAVKENPISHVSYSYGAQVVILNEEGKINKVVAAFDVGTPVNIQSVEGQIEGGIVMGLGYALSEEFKVEGGYPRTKLGTLGLMRATEVPDLEVILVQGKGKIPETYGAKGVGELCLIPTAPACSHAYYRLDGKFRAQLPLRDTFYKKLSTKGTGRK